Within Coprobacter tertius, the genomic segment CAACCGCTACACCGATACCCCCGACCTGATCGTTATTTTGAATATCATTCGCTCCAAAAAATAAATAATACTTTTTATCTTTTTCGATAATAGCCGGAGCCCACATCGCTCTTTTCGCCCATTTTACAGCAGCAGTATCTATAATATGTTCGTGTTTGGTCCAGTTAACCAGATCATCAGATGAGAAACAATCCATAAATACCTGCTTTTCGTATACATCTGAATATGTTGGATATATCCAGTATTTTCCATCGAAGATAATAGCCTCGGGGTCAGCATAATTACCGATAAACAAAGGATTGCCCGATGTTTCGGATTTTGATTTTTTCTGTGCTCCGCAAGCTGCAATCAACAGCAATGACAGAGAAAGGGTCAAAAGTTTTTTCATTCCAGCACTTAATTTTTATGTGATTTTACGCAAAAATACATAAAGGAAAGATACGAATCAAGTAAGCAAACTTTTTTTAACCTACTATGTTATTCATATAATAAACAATAAATCATTTGAATATGAAACAGATCGTATATCTTCCGTTCTTCGTTCTTTTAGCTCTATTATCTTCATGCAGCAGTGAAGAATCTTCTGTTTTACCTTCTTCGGTACCTTTTTACCAGGATTTAAGCATCACATACGACATGACGCATAATAAAACGCATGCAGGGGCTAATTTCAATAAAAATAAATCTACCGGGGAAAACATCAAGCTTACCGCAGACGCCTCGATACGATTCAATAACGAAATCCCGAATTATGCAAATATATTACCGTACTTTTATACTTATACGTTTAACGGTACCGACAAAGTAACCTTCACGTTCACCCGCTCTAAAGGAAATGTGTATGTAAACTCCGGCTCTCTCGAAGATGTAAACGAAGCTGAAATCCTAAATACATATACCACTTTTTACCTCAACCGAAAAAACGACTTTTTCTGGTTCGGCAAAGCGCTCGAAGCAAACGAACAGATACAAGTCAGCCTCGAACAGAACGGGGGAATAAGCTACTGGTACAATTATGAAGCCGGAAGCATTTCGGTAGAAATAGATCTTACCGAAAACACGATTCTACAACCAGGAGAAGCCACATTTACAGTAACCAGAACTGCGACTTTACCATTAAAAGAAAACAATGGTACAGCCGGCGGACAAATGCAAGTATCTTATCAAAGATCGAAAACCGTTACGATACAATAAAAACATTTTATCCTTTCATTCGGCCATTTCGAATGAGGGCGGTACGGCATCGGGGCCTGCCGCCCATTTTTTATTTGCCTGTTTCCCCATCGTAAACTCAAGTGTACCTCCCTGTTCGAGATCTTTATGAGAGAACCACGATTTATTCCATTCTTTTCCATTAAGTTTAGCCGATTGTATGTATTTGTTTTCGGGAGCATAATTGCGGCAAACAATGGTAAACTTCTTGCCGTTACCCAAATTTACAACAGCTTTTTCAAAACGCGGACTACCGATAACATACATAGGTAATCCCGGTGTTACCGGATAAAATCCTAAAGAAGAAAAAACAACGAATGCCGACATACCACCTCCATCTTCATCACCGGGAACTCCCATCAGATCGTTCCGAAACCACTGATCCATCAATGTACGTATTCTTTTTTGAGTACGCCACGGCTCACCAGCATAATTATACAGATAAGGGATATGTAAAGAAGGCTCATTAGCCATAGAAAATTGTCCCACATTTCCGGTATGATCGGGTAACTGTGCATAAAACGAATATTTACCCTGTCCCAGTGGCGTATCGTACATACGTTCGAGTTCGGCAATAAACCTTTCATTACCCCCCATCAATTTGATCAAATCAGCAATATTATGAGGCACATCCCAACGATATACCCATCCGTTATTTTCGCCATAGGCCTCACGTGCGCCAAGACCACCCGACCAGGAATAATCGAAAGGCTCTATAAAATTACCCTCTTTATCTTTGGGATGGAAAAACTTTGTCTCGGGATTAAATATCGTCCGATAATTAAGAGAATGTTTTGCAAAATATTTATAATCATCGGTTTTCCCCAAACGTTTAGCAATTTGCGACAAGCACCACTCATCATATACCGTCCCTAAAGTAACAGCTACCGGTTGTCGTTTTTCAAAAGAATGAACTTCAGGAGCAGTCTCCTTTTCTCCCGGAGCCAATGCCGGAAAATACCCGTGCTGTTTAAAAAAACGATCGATTTCCCCGGCTTTTTTTGCTGACCAAGGAGCCAAGGTTTTATCCATAATCGCATTACGACAAGCCATATATGCTTTTTCCCAATCGATACCCGAAAGACCTTTTGCATACGAATCGAGCACGGTAGCAACTCCATGATTAGAATTCATACGTCTACTGTCACCAGTAACTTCCGGGAAAGTAGGCATCCAGAATTCAGGCATCTGCTCAGCCATCCTTATAAATGAATTAACCATATCGGTTTCCATCTGAGGCTCTATAATCACTCTCAAAGGATGAGTAGCACGATAAGTATCCCATATCCAATCATCTGTATAGAAAGGGGTACCGTTATCTTCGTGTATTTTACCGTCGAAAGCGCTATAATATCTTCCATCTTCCGACAAATTGATCATGCGTTCGTAAGTACGGTACAACGACGTATAGAAAACCACTTTATCGTTAAAAACATCTCCGGTAACAGCGATTTTCCCCAATTTCTCATTCCACACATCACGCCCCTCGGCTGCAACTTGCTTCAGATTATAACCTTTTATTTCCCTAAGCAAATTCTTTTTCGCCTGTTCGGTACTTATAAACGAAATACCATATCTTAGGCCAAGATCTTTCGTTCCCGAAGGATATTGCAATACGACACAGGCATTTTTCCCCGATGCTTTTTTTTCCGAAGCATCGATACGTCCGTCGGAATAGATACCTTCTGAGACCGGAGTAATATCGGTTTCGAGATAAATATAAATATGCGTCGAATAACCGTCTATTTTCTGGTATCCCCAAACCGCATTCCCTTTAGCGGTAAGTTCTCCGTTCCTCGAATTCAATATCATATATACCGGCTTTTCGGGTAAAAGAGAAAATTCATATATAGCCGACTGATGCGAAGGAGCAAATTCTACCCCAATATTTTGTTCGTCGAGATATACACTATAATAATAAGGCTTTATCACTTCATCGTCATAACTGTATTTTACTACAGGCTTTACCTCAACGGCATTTTGTACGACACTTAAATTAAAAGCCGAACTGCCTCGATGACTGGTTACCACAACAGGCAAACCATTTACTTTATTCCCGGTGTAATCTCCCCGTTCGGGATATACCCGCAACATACTGTTCGGTAAATGTACAGTAGGATAAGTAGGAACCAGCAAATGACTTATATTCCCCATATAAGGATTTACATAATCAACCGGGCTGAGCACTTTACCCGACATGGCATATCCTGTGCTTAAAAAGACCAGTAAAGAAATAATAAAAGCAGATTTTAAATTCATATTGGGTTATTTATTTTGATTTTCAGAATATACAAATAGATTATTCTTGAAGCGACCGGATAAGCAAGCGGTCCGATTCGGAAGTAAAAATACACAAAATTTCCAGCACCGAAAAATTATCTTTTATTCTTCACTCAGGAACCCAACAACGAAAGTATAGAAAGAAAAAGTCCGGCTGGACCTCACGCGCAACCGGACTTCTGCCTAAACTTAACCTAAAACATAAACTTTTTGCGTTTTAAACAAACAAGAACAAAGGCCTGATGCTTGCCATTCGATCCGGAAATGCGACAAGATCGGCCTCTCTCTTTACCAAACAGTCTATATTCCGGTTGCTCTTATTGTTTATCTCTCTCATATTAATTATTTCTTTGTGAACATTATTTCTTTTTTGTTTAACCGTTACCAAAAAAACGATTTTGTTATTATGACGTGCAAGATAATAAAAGGTTTAATTAACAAGACAGATTTAACTTAATTAAATATCATATTTAACATTAATACCACTAAAATAAGGAAACTCAAGCATTCATTTTAACATATTGCCGTGCAGTCTCATAAAAACTACCTTAAAACAGACAGGATTTATAGACCGACCTCTGCTAAATGTCATTTTTTTACGTTACTTTTGCATGATAAAATATCGATGTATGTTCCGTATAAAACGACTATATACTTTTATTTTACAAACTTTTCTACCTTTATTCCTGATGACCTTTTTCATCTGTCTTTTCATTGTGCTCATGCAATTCCTATGGAAATACATAGATGAAATGGTTGGAAAAGGAATAGAATTACCGGTGCTGCTCGAATTGTTTTTTTACGCTGCTGTGACATTTATTCCTATGTCATTGCCTCTGGCACTACTTCTGGCATCACTGATGACATTCGGGAACCTGGGAGAACGTTTCGAATTGTTAGCGATAAAAGCCGCAGGTGTTTCCCTTATTCATATAATGAGGCCACTTATCGTAATTATTTCGATTATTGCCGTCGGTGCCTTTTTTTTCCAAAATGACGTATTACCGAAAGCACAAGTTAAAATGTGGACACTGTTGTATTCGGTCAGACAAAAATCTCCTGAACTCGAAATTCCCGAAGGTGTTTTTTATGATGGCGTAGAGGGATATAATCTGTTTGTAAAAAAGAAGAATCCCAAAACCGGAATGCTTTATAATGTGCTTATCTACGATGTATCTAAAGGATATGAAAACATGATGATCATCGCTTCGGATTCTGGTATATTGAAACCGACTCCCGATAAAAAATATCTTTTTCTCACCTTGTACAGCGGCGAATCTTTCGACAATCTGAGCTCTAACGAGACTCCTGCCCGCACCGATCATGTACCGTACCGGCGGGAAACTTTCTCAAAAAAGGAAATACTGATACCTTTCGACGCCAACTTTGCACGTATGGATGAAAACGTAATGCAAAACCAATACATCGGGAAAGATATGAAAGAATTGCGTTCTTCCATAGATTCAATGAATACACGCATCGACAGTATCGGTAGCGGATTCGGAAAAAATCTGCAGAATACAGGATATTTTACACTATATAAATCGACGACAAAACCAGATGATAACGGTACACTGCCCGATTCTTTAAAAAACGTAGCCTCTAAAATAAACATCGATCGTATATACAGCAACTCTCCCCTTCTCATAAAACAATCGATGCTCGATCGGGCCATTTCAAGAGCCGAAAACGTCAAACAGGATTACGAATACCGTAGCCTCGTTACTCAAGATGAAAAACGTATATTGAGAAGACACCAGATAGAGATGCATCGTAAATTTACGTTGTCATTCGCCTGTCTCGTATTCTTCTTTATCGGTGCGCCTCTCGGAGCCATAATCCGCAAAGGAGGATTGGGAATGCCGGTAGTAGTATCCGTAATGCTTTTCATTTTCTATTACATCATCGACAATACGGGATATAAAATGGCTCGTGACGGTCGTTGGGAAGTATGGGAAGGAATCTGGCTCAGCTCAGCGGTATTGCTTCCATTAGGTATCTTCCTTACCTATAAGGCGGTAAAAGATTCGGCTGTTTTCAACCGAGATGCCTATATGAATTTCTTCCGACGATTAATCGGGAAAAAAGAAAAACGGGATATTACGATGAAAGAATACGTTATTGAAGAAATATTACCTGAAAAAGCATTGAATAAGATTGAGGAGCTCGACCGCTTGTGCAACACGTTTTTATCTGAAAACGGTTCTTCACGACAATCATATATAAAATTCTGGACAAAAGGATATGATAAAGAAATGATATATGAAATTAGCGGACATCTCGAACATCTGGTCGAATATGCCCAAAACACCCGATCTCAAGAGATCATTAAAATTCTTAATACTTATCCGGTAATCAGACACTTACTTTTATATCGAGCGGCTCCGACAAAATTCGCAGGAGTAATTTTCTCATTGGTTTTACCTTTATCGATTCCAGCTTATTTTGCTGGTATACGTCAGCAAAAACAGCTCCGGAAAGAACTGAAACATATATTGGCTGCCGATCACTCCTTATATGAACTGATCGTAAACAATGAAAACGACAAAAAGAACGAAATTAAAAAAAATAACTCCTCTCCGGTCTTGTAAAATACCCTACGGCCGAAGATAATTTATAAATAATATTAGGTATGAGCGAAATTAAACTGAACACAATAGAAGAGGCTATTGAAGATTTCCGACAAGGGAAATTCATAATTGTAGTTGATGATGAAGACCGGGAAAACGAAGGCGATTTCATCATCGCGGCAGAAAAAATTACCCCAGAAAAAGTCAATTTCATGATGACTAACGGACGTGGCGTACTCTGTGCTCCCATCACCGAAGAACGCTGTGCCGAACTCGATTTACCAATGCAGGTTGCCAGTAATACATCGATACATGAAACACCTTTTACCGTAACCGTCGATAAGCTCGGAGGTGGATGTACCACAGGAGTATCGATGTACGACCGAGCAGAAACGATAAAAGCTCTGGCCGACCCACATACCAAACCGTCTGACTTAGGGCGTCCCGGACATGTAAGCCCTTTACGAGCACGCAGCCGGGGGGTATTAAGACGCTCGGGACATACCGAAGCCGCTGTCGATCTGGCACGC encodes:
- a CDS encoding GH92 family glycosyl hydrolase, producing MNLKSAFIISLLVFLSTGYAMSGKVLSPVDYVNPYMGNISHLLVPTYPTVHLPNSMLRVYPERGDYTGNKVNGLPVVVTSHRGSSAFNLSVVQNAVEVKPVVKYSYDDEVIKPYYYSVYLDEQNIGVEFAPSHQSAIYEFSLLPEKPVYMILNSRNGELTAKGNAVWGYQKIDGYSTHIYIYLETDITPVSEGIYSDGRIDASEKKASGKNACVVLQYPSGTKDLGLRYGISFISTEQAKKNLLREIKGYNLKQVAAEGRDVWNEKLGKIAVTGDVFNDKVVFYTSLYRTYERMINLSEDGRYYSAFDGKIHEDNGTPFYTDDWIWDTYRATHPLRVIIEPQMETDMVNSFIRMAEQMPEFWMPTFPEVTGDSRRMNSNHGVATVLDSYAKGLSGIDWEKAYMACRNAIMDKTLAPWSAKKAGEIDRFFKQHGYFPALAPGEKETAPEVHSFEKRQPVAVTLGTVYDEWCLSQIAKRLGKTDDYKYFAKHSLNYRTIFNPETKFFHPKDKEGNFIEPFDYSWSGGLGAREAYGENNGWVYRWDVPHNIADLIKLMGGNERFIAELERMYDTPLGQGKYSFYAQLPDHTGNVGQFSMANEPSLHIPYLYNYAGEPWRTQKRIRTLMDQWFRNDLMGVPGDEDGGGMSAFVVFSSLGFYPVTPGLPMYVIGSPRFEKAVVNLGNGKKFTIVCRNYAPENKYIQSAKLNGKEWNKSWFSHKDLEQGGTLEFTMGKQANKKWAAGPDAVPPSFEMAE
- a CDS encoding LptF/LptG family permease, whose amino-acid sequence is MFRIKRLYTFILQTFLPLFLMTFFICLFIVLMQFLWKYIDEMVGKGIELPVLLELFFYAAVTFIPMSLPLALLLASLMTFGNLGERFELLAIKAAGVSLIHIMRPLIVIISIIAVGAFFFQNDVLPKAQVKMWTLLYSVRQKSPELEIPEGVFYDGVEGYNLFVKKKNPKTGMLYNVLIYDVSKGYENMMIIASDSGILKPTPDKKYLFLTLYSGESFDNLSSNETPARTDHVPYRRETFSKKEILIPFDANFARMDENVMQNQYIGKDMKELRSSIDSMNTRIDSIGSGFGKNLQNTGYFTLYKSTTKPDDNGTLPDSLKNVASKINIDRIYSNSPLLIKQSMLDRAISRAENVKQDYEYRSLVTQDEKRILRRHQIEMHRKFTLSFACLVFFFIGAPLGAIIRKGGLGMPVVVSVMLFIFYYIIDNTGYKMARDGRWEVWEGIWLSSAVLLPLGIFLTYKAVKDSAVFNRDAYMNFFRRLIGKKEKRDITMKEYVIEEILPEKALNKIEELDRLCNTFLSENGSSRQSYIKFWTKGYDKEMIYEISGHLEHLVEYAQNTRSQEIIKILNTYPVIRHLLLYRAAPTKFAGVIFSLVLPLSIPAYFAGIRQQKQLRKELKHILAADHSLYELIVNNENDKKNEIKKNNSSPVL